One uncultured Methanobrevibacter sp. DNA segment encodes these proteins:
- a CDS encoding NAD(P)-binding domain-containing protein, whose translation MIIGFIGFGKVSRTLLKLISSKDVKFITSMEGRSAETQNSIKNENIEVLDTFKQVAIKSDILISATSPKSAPDVALKYGRYAQGIYLDLNNISPDTTDEIGKTVKNLVDGAIIGKIDSDNPVMYISGKKADELLFLNEFITVKKISDNVGDVSILKMLRSTYTKSLSALLIESFEISKTYGLEDEFFDILALTEGDEFRQKSLSRISNTLNSSKRKSEELEEIIEFFNKNDLVMVKAALEKLSR comes from the coding sequence ATGATAATCGGTTTCATCGGATTTGGCAAGGTTTCCAGAACTCTCTTAAAATTAATATCTTCGAAGGATGTAAAATTTATCACATCAATGGAAGGCCGATCCGCTGAAACTCAAAACAGCATTAAAAATGAAAATATTGAAGTTTTAGACACTTTTAAGCAAGTGGCTATTAAATCAGATATTCTAATTTCAGCAACATCACCGAAATCAGCACCGGATGTAGCTCTAAAATACGGCAGGTATGCTCAGGGAATATACCTTGATTTAAATAACATATCTCCTGACACAACTGATGAAATCGGCAAAACTGTAAAAAATCTGGTCGACGGAGCTATCATCGGAAAAATAGATTCGGATAATCCTGTAATGTATATTTCAGGTAAAAAAGCAGATGAACTGTTGTTTTTAAATGAATTCATAACTGTTAAAAAAATCAGTGACAATGTCGGTGATGTGAGCATTCTTAAAATGCTTAGAAGCACATACACCAAAAGCTTATCCGCATTGCTTATAGAATCTTTTGAAATCTCCAAGACATATGGTCTTGAAGATGAATTTTTTGATATACTGGCACTGACTGAAGGTGATGAGTTCAGGCAAAAATCACTTTCAAGAATCAGCAATACATTAAACAGTTCAAAAAGAAAATCCGAAGAACTGGAAGAGATTATAGAATTTTTCAATAAAAATGATTTGGTAATGGTTAAAGCAGCACTTGAAAAGCTCAGCCGATAA
- a CDS encoding DUF308 domain-containing protein, protein MKRTFISLLAIIFGLIIIIFPVMGLIGVSSLIGLSVLLMSIYLFVLGVSIIDYNTSGAILDLILAILLLFLSFGLIFNPALLGFLTEITMYIAGIMLIIVAVASLINNRSSRYGFYVGIFGIVLGLLYIVIGTYLSNPIVLGALIGIWLVISGVLNFVDN, encoded by the coding sequence ATGAAAAGGACATTTATCAGTTTACTAGCTATAATTTTCGGATTAATAATAATCATTTTTCCAGTAATGGGACTAATCGGAGTTAGTTCATTGATTGGTTTATCCGTATTGCTGATGTCAATTTACCTGTTCGTTTTAGGCGTATCCATAATTGACTACAACACTTCAGGAGCAATACTTGATTTGATACTTGCAATATTGCTGCTATTCCTAAGTTTCGGATTAATTTTCAATCCGGCATTGCTTGGATTTTTAACTGAAATTACAATGTATATTGCAGGAATTATGTTAATAATAGTTGCAGTGGCATCCTTAATTAACAACCGCAGTTCAAGATACGGATTTTACGTCGGAATTTTTGGAATTGTTTTAGGTTTGCTCTACATTGTAATCGGAACTTATCTTTCAAACCCTATCGTTTTAGGTGCATTAATCGGAATATGGTTAGTGATAAGTGGTGTTTTAAATTTCGTGGATAATTAA
- a CDS encoding adenylyltransferase/cytidyltransferase family protein, with amino-acid sequence MLILIGISADFDPVHKGHEKLIKEARKLADKQNKKVVVYLNKGFSANHAPFFTDFDARSEMALALGADEIRSFEGLHHRLVLSYSVPIRLKQMIDDGVTDYITSASISLDEIKAKAQPFIDEGNFVGMPKSYTNRNEIRWYAINEFLGSKLNYHIVKEFNKDKYSGRLIRQSIIDNDMTITDDIKNLLPKTTVEILEREIEAGNVPGERNWKDIYKRMNTYSRGNLEKIAYLNGNTINEIIKRRVYRDPESIWAVFRRSDYGPVMTRLAVSAIEMEVTKKEVMDLMKSYESQGVIPDNQKVQRVIDRAWFVASSNLDGREANEKFRSENIEVDAPLTLEAGLNLTKFETKITKEGINTDLYVDKNGKISVQFKSEGKKIKTNLRLPAVEVTYLRYIMDSHFIPVSGSIKKAKKGFKVNVVIG; translated from the coding sequence GTGTTAATATTGATTGGAATTAGTGCAGATTTTGACCCTGTTCATAAAGGTCATGAAAAATTAATAAAAGAAGCTCGTAAACTTGCAGATAAGCAAAACAAGAAAGTGGTCGTATACCTGAATAAAGGATTCAGTGCAAACCATGCACCCTTTTTCACAGATTTTGATGCCCGCAGTGAAATGGCACTGGCATTGGGTGCTGATGAAATAAGGTCCTTTGAAGGGCTTCATCACAGACTGGTTCTCTCTTACAGCGTTCCCATCAGACTTAAACAGATGATTGATGACGGCGTGACTGACTACATTACCTCTGCAAGCATTTCTCTGGATGAAATCAAAGCAAAAGCGCAGCCGTTTATTGATGAAGGCAATTTTGTTGGAATGCCGAAAAGCTACACCAACAGAAATGAAATCAGATGGTATGCGATAAATGAGTTTCTAGGATCCAAACTCAACTACCATATTGTAAAGGAATTCAACAAGGATAAATATTCCGGAAGACTAATCAGGCAGTCAATCATAGACAATGATATGACAATAACTGATGACATAAAAAACCTGCTTCCAAAAACTACTGTTGAGATTCTTGAAAGGGAAATTGAAGCTGGAAATGTTCCCGGCGAGAGAAACTGGAAAGACATCTACAAGAGAATGAATACCTACTCCAGAGGAAATCTCGAAAAAATAGCTTACCTTAACGGAAATACAATTAACGAGATAATTAAAAGAAGAGTGTATAGGGACCCTGAATCAATATGGGCAGTTTTCAGAAGATCAGACTACGGACCTGTGATGACCAGACTGGCCGTAAGTGCAATTGAGATGGAAGTTACCAAAAAAGAAGTTATGGATTTGATGAAAAGCTATGAATCACAGGGAGTGATTCCAGACAATCAGAAAGTTCAAAGAGTCATCGACAGAGCGTGGTTTGTTGCAAGCAGCAATCTGGACGGTCGTGAAGCAAATGAGAAATTCAGAAGTGAAAACATCGAGGTTGATGCTCCTTTAACTCTTGAAGCCGGACTTAATCTGACAAAATTTGAAACTAAAATTACCAAAGAGGGAATAAATACCGATTTGTACGTTGACAAAAACGGTAAAATCTCTGTCCAGTTCAAAAGTGAAGGCAAAAAGATAAAGACAAATTTGAGACTTCCTGCTGTTGAAGTGACATATCTCAGATATATTATGGATTCCCATTTTATTCCTGTGAGCGGAAGTATAAAAAAAGCTAAAAAAGGTTTTAAGGTTAATGTAGTTATCGGCTGA